The genomic region GCCGCGAATCTGAAAGACGACATAACTGGATTAGTGGACTTTGGAGCCGAATCTACTGCTCTCCTCTTCTTCAGACGGAAGAAGCTCCTCGTTACCAGAGAAATTTCGGTCGGAGGCAATGCTCTGACAGAATCTTTGATGGAGATATTCCTTCCACAAGGCCGGCGCCTTTCGCTTAGCTTCGAAGATGCCGAAGCGCTCAAAATTCGCCACGGGATGCCCTTGGAAACGGATGAGGCGATGGATGGAAATGTCCCTCTTTCCCAGGTGCGTATAATGTTGAGGCCGTCGATTGAAAAACTGGTCGGAGAACTCGAACGATCGCTTCAGTATATTGAAGGCGAGTTCCCCGGGCAGGCAGTCGGCAGGGTATTCCTGACAGGAGGAGCTTCAAAGCTCAAGAACTTTAAGGAATACCTGGATAGGGAACTTGCGCTGACGTTTGAAGAGCTCAATATGGGGAAGATCACCGACCGACTTGGCTTGAAACTCCCAGGCGCGAATGCGGGGGACATGACGTCGCTCGCGGTCATCGCCGGCGCATTCCTCTCGAACAGACTTCTGCCGAATCTTCTCAAGCCGGAGCGTCCCACGGGCGGGAGAAGCGCGATCCCAAGAATACCTGTGGCAAAGGTAGCCGCAGTCGCAGGCGCCGCACTGTTCCTGATTCTCGTCAAGAATGAAGTCCAGCTCTTCAGTGCAAAGAAACAGCTGAAAGTGACCCAAGACCAGCTCGCTGCCCTCCTGCCGACCGAGCAGCAGCTTGATCTGACAATAAGAGAGAAATCTGCGGCGGCCGAAGAGGAGCGCGCCATTTCACAGTTTGAGTCAAACACACAGAAGTGGTCTTTCGTGCTCATGGATCTGAGTAACAGACTGCCGCCCGAAGTCAAGCTCACAGGACTTTTCTCCGAGAGAGTCGATCCGGAGAACGGCGCTCAGGACGGTGAATCACAGCCGGCCAGCTGGCTCCGCCTTGAAGGCGTCCTCTATTCCAGGTCCGAGAGGCATGAGGGAACAATGGCCACAATTATGAAAGAATTCCTTGCCTCCCCGGTCTACGAGAAAGCGATTCTCAAGAGGGGCGAAGCAACGGGCGAAGGTACGATGAATTTCACCATCTATCTGAAGCTAAGGAGGATATCCGGTTGAAAAAGATGGTTGCGTTAATTGCGCTTGCAGTTTTTGTCTATCTGGCCAACGGTGCAGTCACAACGCCGGCCAAGAAGAAACTTGCGCGCATGAAGGAAGAGAAAGTTGCAGCCCAGGCGAGGATTGACGGAATAGGCGCCAAGATGCGCGAGCTCGGCAATTCCGTTACTGGAGTCTCCAGCAATCGGGCAGATACAACAAAGAAAGTGATCCCACAGAAGGACGAGCTTATGCCAGCCCTCTTGGACAAACTGGCTTCACTCGGCAGGGACAACGATATCGAGGTCTCTTCCATATCTCCAG from Candidatus Eisenbacteria bacterium harbors:
- the pilO gene encoding type 4a pilus biogenesis protein PilO, which translates into the protein MVALIALAVFVYLANGAVTTPAKKKLARMKEEKVAAQARIDGIGAKMRELGNSVTGVSSNRADTTKKVIPQKDELMPALLDKLASLGRDNDIEVSSISPEPFTAVSVPGVGNGTHGQYEKIGVAMRMRCRYKNLGEYLRGLESLDIPVSVTNLSISSNEKELPTLDASLLITTYARD